A part of Gossypium raimondii isolate GPD5lz unplaced genomic scaffold, ASM2569854v1 Contig00352, whole genome shotgun sequence genomic DNA contains:
- the LOC128039232 gene encoding 50S ribosomal protein L2, chloroplastic-like, translating to MGPSNKSIGIGSVSMESHHLYITNWCGSTRTEIKHWVELFFGVKHGDTFIQNFYPGHTQWSRRQSSEINPRNNLIYGQHRCGKGRNARGIITARHRGGGHKRLYRKIDFRRNEKDIYGRIVTIEYDPNRNAYICLIHYGDGEKRYILHPRGAIIGDTIVSGTEVPIKMGNALPLKSTSTDMPLGTAIHNIEITLGRGGQLARAAGAVAKLIAKEGKSATLKLPSGEVRLISKNCSATVGQVGNVGVNQKSLGRAGSKCWLGKRPVVRGVVMNPVDHPHGGGEGRAQLVKKPATPWGYPALGRRSRKRNKYSDNLILRRRSK from the exons ATGGGACCCTCCAATAAGTCTATTGGAATTGGCTCTGTATCAATGGAATCTCATCATCTATACATAACGAATTGGTGTG GATCAACTAGGACAGAAATAAAGCATTGGGTCGAACTCTTCTTTGGTGTCAAG CATGGCGATACATTTATACAAAACTTCTACCCCGGGCACACGCAATGGAGCCGTAGACAGTCAAGTGAAATCAATCCACGAAATAATTTGATCTATGGACAGCATCGTTGTGGTAAAGGTCGTAATGCCAGAGGAATCATTACCGCAAGGCATAGAGGGGGAGGTCATAAGCGTCTATACCGTAAAATTGATTTTCGACGAAATGAAAAAGACATATATGGTAGAATCGTAACCATAGAATACGACCCTAATCGAAATGCATACATTTGTCTCATACACTATGGGGATGGTGAGAAGAGATATATTTTACATCCCAGAGGGGCTATAATTGGAGATACCATTGTTTCTGGTACAGAAGTTCCTATAAAAATGGGAAATGCCCTACCTTTGA AATCTACTTCAACcgatatgcccttaggcacggccatacataacatagaaatcACACTTGGAAGGGGTGGACAATTAGCTAGAGCAGCGGGTGCTGTTGCGAAACTGATTGCAAAGGAGGGGAAATCGGCCACATTAAAATTACCTTCTGGGGAGGTCCGTTTGATATCCAAAAACTGCTCAGCAACAGTCGGACAGGTGGGGAATGTTGGGGTGAACCAGAAAAGTTTGGGTAGAGCCGGATCTAAATGTTGGCTAGGTAAGCGTCCTGTAGTAAGAGGAGTAGTTATGAACCCTGTAGACCATCCCCATGGGGGTGGTGAAGGGAGGGCTCAATTGGTAAAAAAACCCGCAACCCCTTGGGGTTATCCTGCACTTGGAAGAAGAagtagaaaaaggaa